In Candidatus Dependentiae bacterium, a genomic segment contains:
- a CDS encoding glycosyltransferase: protein MDKKLRIALVTNNWQPYSGGVVSSLRMQIAALQTMGHEVMLITLYFLGNEHKDPAFVKRIRCPLRFMYKKNHMAVPWRAYKQVFELLNDFKPHIIHTHHPFLLGVSALKAARILKVPIVFTHHSVYTAFAYYIPLPTCITKPIIARLVKNFYSKVDGIIVPSSMIATHLKTQGIRTPITIISSAVQPVFFLSLSETVADEPYGEVFDLLFISRFAKEKNISFLLDVFAQLPKHHFRFTLAGYGHAYDGLKKYAYTELKLDPEYVHFVYKPSLQDLKKLYTKADLFVFGALYETQAIVLAEAMASGIPVVALDGPGQRDIIKNGVNGFIVYSQSNMCEVIQKIAADRDLHRTLSENALKTAQDYTFEHMGQKLINFYTEILAKSLY, encoded by the coding sequence ATGGATAAAAAATTACGTATAGCTTTGGTCACAAATAATTGGCAGCCATATTCTGGTGGTGTTGTAAGCTCGTTGCGTATGCAGATTGCTGCTCTACAAACAATGGGACACGAAGTTATGCTTATTACCCTTTATTTTTTAGGTAATGAGCACAAAGACCCTGCATTTGTAAAACGCATACGTTGTCCGTTGCGATTTATGTACAAAAAAAATCATATGGCAGTGCCATGGCGTGCATATAAACAAGTTTTTGAGCTACTTAATGATTTTAAACCACATATTATTCATACACATCATCCATTTTTGCTTGGTGTTTCTGCATTAAAAGCTGCACGTATATTAAAGGTGCCGATTGTCTTTACACATCATTCTGTATATACTGCCTTTGCGTATTATATTCCTTTGCCAACATGTATTACAAAGCCAATTATTGCACGACTGGTAAAAAATTTTTATAGCAAAGTTGATGGCATTATTGTGCCCAGTAGTATGATTGCAACGCATTTGAAAACGCAAGGTATTAGGACACCAATTACAATTATTTCTAGTGCAGTTCAACCAGTTTTTTTTTTATCTTTGTCAGAGACTGTTGCAGATGAGCCTTATGGAGAAGTTTTTGATCTTCTTTTTATCAGTCGGTTTGCAAAAGAAAAGAATATCTCTTTTTTATTAGATGTTTTTGCACAATTACCAAAGCACCATTTTAGATTTACGTTGGCTGGCTATGGTCATGCATATGATGGTCTTAAAAAATATGCTTATACTGAACTAAAATTAGATCCTGAGTATGTACATTTTGTTTATAAACCTTCCCTTCAGGATTTGAAAAAGTTATACACAAAGGCAGATTTATTTGTTTTTGGTGCTCTTTATGAAACACAGGCAATTGTGCTGGCAGAGGCGATGGCTAGCGGTATACCGGTTGTTGCATTGGATGGGCCTGGGCAGCGTGATATTATCAAAAATGGCGTAAATGGCTTTATAGTCTACTCTCAAAGTAACATGTGTGAGGTAATTCAGAAAATTGCTGCAGATCGAGATTTACACCGAACGTTATCTGAAAATGCCCTCAAAACAGCGCAAGATTATACTTTTGAACATATGGGGCAGAAGTTAATCAATTTTTATACCGAAATATTAGCCAAATCGCTGTATTAA